The Theobroma cacao cultivar B97-61/B2 chromosome 2, Criollo_cocoa_genome_V2, whole genome shotgun sequence genome includes the window ATTCTGGCCAACCCAAGATGGTGCTGTTGTTGGCTTactttttcttattcccacTTTGCTTGTTCCATTGTCATTTTCTGCAATATCAAACATggggatatatatataaaactgaAAACAAACCCGACTATCAAATACATTCAAAAACGTTGAGATTTAGCTACAAAATTTGATGTACAGACTATAGTTAGAAAAATTAGTAGACGAAGAGAAATTAACTAACCTTGAACCTCCAGTAATCTACGAGCGACTACTCCATGCCGGATGCAGAGGAGCGATGCCAAGAGGAAGCAGCAAAGAACGAGAGAAAATGGAGGTTTGATTAGCATATTAGCCCCAACCATATATTTTCCTCTAAGAACTGATGTTGGGTGTCTCCCAAAGAGAAAGTACATATTATGGTGTTTAGGCAATTATGTTTCGCAGCacccatatatgtatataaatatgatAAGCCTCTAATTTTCTGAGCCGTCCAATATTTgcaatctttctttcttcggTCAAGGCAATCTAAccaaaattaaattgttttttctttcggATGATGGGCCTACAATTGGGTGAAAAGCTAAAATGGTACGGAGCTTTGGGCTGACTTGGGAGGTCTGTAATACGGCAATTCGGTGCAAATTGTGTCAGTCCCGCCTATGGCCCATGCCCCGAACATATAACACaaaacaggaaaaaaaaatgctgCTTTCCGCTTATATGAGCGAGTTCGCACGTAACGCCATATTGACTTGTGGTGTGACCGTAATGCAGACGCCACACAGTAAGATTGGAGAAGCCTGTAGAGAAACTCAGCCCAATACATCAGTGaaattttgggtaaaatatttttattttttaagttttaattaaagttttaaatatgtctattaatttttaaaataaatactctatttcaaaaaatattttctattaaataCATAGATTTAACCATTAATCAACTGTTAGtgttttcattaatttgatgacatgataatattgaaatgataattttaccttttattatttttaaaaaatatttatcagtGCTCTTTTAGGAAAGAAGCATTGAGAGGGGAGCATCAACTGGTTGTGATATCTCACATCAGATATGAATGTGATTGTTAAAACCTATATAACAATTCAAGTCCATTACCACTACTAACTTGAGTTTAAGCTTTTAAGTGCCACATGGTTTAGGTTCGAAAAGCTGTTGGATCAGTGGTTGGATTTGGATCGTTACAAATGATATCAAAGTCATGTAATATCCCtcacaaaaaaaatcattttatttaatatttatattatagcTAGTGTCAGATTACATTATCACgtttaaatgaaaatcaatCAGTTTTACCTTATCATattgtaaaaagaaaatcaatcaGTTTATCTTatcatgtttaaaaaaaaaaaaagcaatcagttggaaaaaaaaatcaatagaagttaaattagttttatattaGGGGGCTTAAGAGAAAGACAATTAGAAGAAGGAGAGAAAGTaaaaagatagagaaaaagaaaaagtattcGAGGAATTTCTAATTAAGATATGATCAAGCTTTAACCttagtttatatttatttaaattttgtttaaatctaGTACTGTTCCGGTGGCATGATAGGTATCAATggaaaaatcttgaaaaaatatttccaATGGTTTTTTTAGCATCTCATTTGGTTTTATGGTTAGAAAGatatgaatttttgaaattaattgaaaatctaattttaacAGATTTGATGACCCAATTTTGGGTCATCGAAACTCTATATTCTGATAACATTTTGGGTCTTTTCTTTAAGAGCTTTTGTAGTATaaaataaggtttttaatTCAGTGTCAATGGCTGGGTTAGGGACTTCCTATGTTAAGAGAATTAAAGCCTTAAATTATGTTCATTCATACTAGAAATTTAGAAATCTAGGTAAGTTAgtaatgatttttaaaatttttggctTTTGAAACTTAGGAATCTTGTGTTCTTTTTAATCGAAACAAATTTTAGTATTATATTATGATATGAATACTTCAAATTAGTGTTAATTGTATCACTCGAAACAATATGGGTTAAAAGTTACAAGAGCTTAAAGTAGGTCAAATGACCATatagattatgaaaatttcagaaaataaagaatttctttttaaaatttttaaaatttaattttaattaatgtttGATAAATTCTGATATAAACTTCTTGTATATTGGATATGTGATATCTActgtatttttttatctaaaagtatatatatttatcttttataaatttatttcttaaattagtaaattttgttaaaatataaaaaatttagaaaaaaattacaaatatgatttttatatgaaattaatattatCTTCTATCAGAAATTAAAATCGTCactaattttatgatttaagtttaattctcAACTTTATCTGATTTTACTattaattcaaaagaaatattataataaaaatattacctTATTAATcgaaaatgtttttaaattgcAATAGAAGTCGTTATACACCCTAAGTGTTTAGGATGATCAACGAAAAGTTGCTTTGTAGGATTTGTTTGTAAATTCAGTTATGATTTTGTATATAGTTTCTTGAAATATTAAGCTATTAGGAGAATTTCTGATTTGCTGCTTAAAAGTGAAATTGACAAAATCAAGTGATTGGTATTTCTTTGATGTTTTCACaccctaaaaaaaattagcctCAATGTGAAAttgaatttcatatattatgtATAATATGTTTTATCTTATGATTTGTAAATATCAGATTGAGCatgcaaaatatatatatatgatttttgtgttttggaTTTTAGAATGtgaatttttatgaaatatgatttctgattttgaaatattaatgtGATTTTTGTATAACATAtg containing:
- the LOC18610011 gene encoding uncharacterized protein LOC18610011, encoding MYFLFGRHPTSVLRGKYMVGANMLIKPPFSLVLCCFLLASLLCIRHGVVARRLLEVQENDNGTSKVGIRKSKPTTAPSWVGQNNPPSSQSHGVKTSQATCTRANRYNRDCLPPPNKAVIRKAH